The following is a genomic window from Leptidea sinapis chromosome 1, ilLepSina1.1, whole genome shotgun sequence.
aattaaattaagaacttaaccaaaatttatgatagatgcgggactcgaacccgcgacctcggagcgtgggaggctccttagcacaggatgccggctagattatgggtaccaaaacggtgcctatgcctgccgtgaagcagtaatgtgtaagcattattgcgtttcgttctgaagggcgctagGTAGTGatataactgggcaaatgagacttaacatcgtatgtctcgacatgacaagcgcaattgccgtgccgcttagaatttttgggtttcttaagaatcctgagcggtactgcattataataggcagggcgtataaattaccatcagctgaacgtcctgctcgtctcgtcccttactgtcataaaaaaagccaACCGTTCAATTGAGGTATGGTTCGTCAATCTTGGTctattatgtatttgtatgtattattcaactctcaggttatagctccatctacaggatctactctacacctgctcaaccccaaaaattacttattaggaaattacttgagatgtcgctctttcaactCTAAACACTTCGATATTttatctctcacttctgggattaattaaattaaattcgatacattacactaaatatTACAAGGCAATCTCAACCTTTATAATTACTCTGATGGTGCTAAAAACTAGTAACCAAAATTAAAAACGATGCGAAAccgttggctcagttgggaagagcgctcggacggaacccaagaggtcgcgggttgcgagtcccgcatcgtgcaTACATTTTGGTTACTAGTTTTTtagcaacatcagaggaatcataaaGGTCGAGATTGACTTGTAATATTTTGGTGTAATGTATAGTTTTTGTAACAGAAACCAAAGAcgttaagtgatcagcgccgttctcatggccgttttcaataacatatctctaGTTATGGATATGGttctgtcaccgtttaatgacaagatcttatctatccatacttatgtccaatgctttatgtcagttattgaaatgtaagcaagcgtaaaatgatagatttgtctacttctaataagtaaaactaaggatagataggttattgaaaacggccattaaTGATTACTATCTGATTGGCAAATAAAACACTACATTTGATTTcgaaactttcacatttattcaTTCAGTCCTGAACTACTGCCCATAGAATGATAAGCCTCCAAAGTAGAAgtcatattttcattattacatgACTCTTATATTCAACTATAGTGACAAATGAACAAgatacaaacaaaacaatatctAGATTATGGACCTTATGCTACAAGGTGTGTAAAGTATGGCAATTTAAAAACCAGATTTAAATGTAAGAGTTATTACCGGTTCAAACATCAaagtcaataatatatattatctattaaaataatctcaaaataaccaccataatacttaattatttttgtagcaCAACCATTTCTAGATATGtcgcaaaataataaatacaattttttaatctATGTCTAAagttataacattaaataatttttaactctaaaataaataaaatagtatattagTTATTAATGCAAATTCATCCATAGCATAggtaatttaaatcatttataatattgactttTGTAAAAAAGTAACACATTGCTAAAAGCTACAAAAACTTTTTAAGTAATACCTATTGACTAGAATATATTGACTAGATAGGTTAGCtggaaatagtaataataattgctTAACTacttctaaataaatatttttcataacattACAAATCATTTGTTATTAATGTATAAGCTTCGATTGGTCTTGaactattacttttaaaatacaaacattCCTACATATAATATACTGTTTTATTATCCACTATATATAACTACAACGTCATGGCTCAAATCAACTTAATTCTTAGCAATTTTTAtgcaataatcataatatattatacacagtGTCGTAATTTTACATAGCTATTATGTGGTGTCAGTGAAGTCcagtatttataaaattaatgaccttttatgaaatattaaaaggcacatcatattatttaatttataacataaatatttgaaataataaaacaagaaaaatCACTGGGACATAACATACATTAGAATCAACACAATATAACGATAATGTAATGAAAACCACTTGATTTATGTAGCTCAAGGAAAtggcacttatgaatgtcaaagttttCCTTTCTTTTGATATTTACCGCCACTTtggaaagggttgagctttaatgaggagtggcaagaaacttattgccactcttttaaatcaacattaacaggttcatctttttacaaatcatttcagttataatatatgtaaagtgatgtaacACAAATACTCAACACCTTACTTGTATACaggtaagtcaaaaaagtacatgtaaatgaatatgtaaaaacaagagttaagGAGTACAGTTGATCAACCcacaaacacaataaataaataaatgtattttgcgagcattttattagccattatgaaaaatataataaccttaattttaaaaacatgaagcattCCTGGTTACAGGActatcctgccaccacaagtatcGCCAGTTATAATGTTTTGCAAACTGTGAAACTTAAGGATTAAAGGTCTGTCTTATGTTATGAGTGTTATATTGGAGTGGAGTGTGGTAGCCCGTTACTTGTCTTACTTTCTTGAGATATGTTATATTAGTGTGAAGTAGTACACTACTTTTATAACCACTCCACAATAAATAAGTATCCAATATGGATTCCTTGAAGAATGCATAATTGCATTTAGTTAATCTATAAATAACACTTGACACAAGTTTGTTAGTTGAATGTAGTGCAAAAAAATTCATATCTTGTGGGCAACTGTTTGTCAATGGAATAATTTACATatcaagttttaataatttacatataaattatttatatatcaagttttatttttattattaggagTTTTATGGAGTTTCCCTGCAAATTAGCTCAAATGCTtgggaaactgaagtggcagtgggcaaggtgcatagttcgacggacagaaggctggtggggcagaaaagtcctcttGGATGCGAGCATTCTTTTGGATGAGCGCAGCGCAGAATTGATtattgtggagatctttgggggaggcctttgtacagcagtggacgtctttcggcagatgatgatgatgatgataaataaaatgtacacaTCTCACTTCTCAGGAAATGGGTTTGTGGAACAATTATTTTGCAGCATTATAAGTGGAATGTCTGGTGGCAGTTGTTTAGAAATatttaagattatattttaagtaactGTTCTATTTACCGAAGTCATGaccatttatttcataatatattcacAATAAGTGACTAGATACTGGAACCTTAACTTAAATTTATCATTACAATAAGTATAGTGAAATTGTATGTAAAGGATCaagcaacatattatatattaatatattgaataaataaatttaattcatgaTAATTACTAATTTATAAGTATGAAAAGTCAATAAACAGTCTCCACATGAAAGAATACTTAATCtctacacaaaaaaaaagataaattataaaactaaacaACAGCAATTACAAATTAGTATGTTATTGTGCTAGAACACCTAACTTTTTTCTTAATTGTGAATCTACAGGAAGGGCTAAGGCCCACTTTCTCACTCCAACCAACATTAAAGAACTAAGGACTAGCACAGCACCTCCAATCGAATATTTGCTTGGTATTTCTTCAAAGAACATAACTTGCCAAAGAAAGGCAAATACAATGTCAGCTGAGCGGGCTATTGCAACAGGGCCCGCCTGTTCCATTTGTAAAGACATTGTTAGTAGTATTTGACCTAAATAACTAAATAAGGCTAAGCAGACAACAAGAAATCTTTCTGTACCACAATTTGGCATACACAGGACACCAAACacaaaagaataaaacaaaGTCTGTATTATAGCAATAGCACCAAAATTAGTCATAATTACAGAAAAATGTAATCCTTTCAGGACTCTTAAGAGAACATAGGCATTGGCTCCAAATATTGTAGAAATAAAGGCAGCAATTGCTCCCCACAatgtattattgttatttgattCAACAtggtcatttttaaaaagaaaaggtgGGTGAGTGATTAATATAACACCCAATAGGGTaagcaatattgatattgtGTTCCATATACCACATGgttcttttaaaaatactctaGCAAACAATGCAACAAACACAGGTACAGAGAATACTATAACAGATGCATCAGCCAGAGGCATATTCCTAAATGcataaaaacttaacattaaacCAACAGTTCCAACAATTGACCgcaatataagtaatattctcTTACCTTCTGGAAAAAGTGGTTGTTCTGTGTATATTACAATAGGTACAGTTGGCAGTAAAACGCCAATAAATCGAAACATAGCAAGCTGCATTGGATCAATGTTAACAAGACTCTTTACTATCACAGAGcataaagagaaaaataatgatgataatgttGCTAGAAGTAGGCCAAGGTATGGACATCGTTTTAACAAAGGCCGCTTGTTTTCGAGTAGATTAGGGTGGGTTTCATCACCGCTACCAGCGGACAGTTCTACTAGATTTTGCAGTTCCAAGTGTTCAGGCATTGTTGTTTTGTTAGTGCTGAAATAATAACCCAACCTTAAGAGAACTGAACTATATGAATATTAAATCTTATCTCTCAAAGCTTATAACACATACATTATTTGCTAGATAAAAGCaataattaattcttcattttACTGTCAACTTAGTAACATTAATTGTTGttccatatttattatttgagtcTACAGACTCAAAGTTCAGGTTATAATTTTTCGCTTAATTAAGTGGAATATTAATGGaattaactaaaatttatggtattttattatgtatttttttttgggatcTTATGAccttttattcatattaatcaaaagagaatttaaacactacgtaaaaatctttaaaattgtCAAATTCAAGTTTAACAAAAgagtaataaatagaataagactaaaagtaggtacctactctcAAAGAGAATTAAACACTAAGTTACTACTGCCTACTCTGTGattgtcaaaatattaaatatgttaaaagttGGACTTTAGTTTGATTATGAAaacgtaaattatttaaatattgatttaaaaaaatgtgtgattGATAAAGATATTGGTATACGACTGgcttatttaatgaaaaaaacacacacaaaatTAATACTGGGTCAATAGACaatattttggtttaagtgtGACGTTTACTTATATTTGTATAGTTTTtaagtgaaatttttattacatcgtctcaaactttttcgtttgtgtgtcgcatgtcgcgtgacggtcgggcggcgcctatagttcgcatattggatgtaattgcgttcgggtggaagagtagtttcgaaccccacacacttgataatttttatttttattatatgaaaatgtaaagcataatataaatttgttttttttctatgctgatattaatacctatgttattttgtgcAAAGAATGCATCATGGTTTCAttaaaccacacaattgctttttaattattttatttattaaagagcACATGATGTACTTCAAAGATTATTGATACGACGTAGGCAATATTAACTCCGTTACGTTACGTTTTTgagtacatttttattttatttatttatttatgaactacCATGAGAGTTACATTATGATATATTAACATAAATGATATATTAACATAAATCAAGTCTTAGGTGCTAAGGATCAAGGTCGTACAAATGTTTAGCTATATCGGATCCGTGCATAAGTTCAAACTTGAGGAGCTGATTAGTAATTATCCTTAGTAGGTACGGGTGCAATCTAAGGTCCctcctcacatggagtattgctgtcattctggtttggtgcaccccagtatcagctcaatccatgaccgcgtgcaacgcagagcagctcgaattgtcggggacccagtgctcggtgaacggctggatcatttggcgttgcgtagagacttcgcttcattctgtgtcttttaccgcatttatcacggggagtgttccgaaaacctgtttaacttgattcctgccgccgaattccaccttcgcacgtacacgccacaaattaggatatcatccccgccatctggatgtgtaatgagcttccttgtgcggtggttcggggacgatacgacatgggtacctaaaaGAAGCGcatataccttccttaaaggccggcaacgctcctgtgattcttctggtgttgcaagagaatgtgggcggcagtgatctcttaacaccaggtgacccgtacgctcgtttgtcctcctattccataaaaaaaaagttttgttcTTGAAAACATGTCTTAAGAGCTTATTACCTATTACATTGTTTAATCTGCAAGAAATCTACAATACACTAGACTTGAAGTACAGTTACATGGGGTTGCACGTTTCGAAATTTTTGTATCCATATATCCGACCGAGCTTTCACACTATGTTATAATCAGGTTCCACGATGTTCCCGTTAAATATTACTGATGATGAAACCTACTACACTACATACTTCtgaaatatcaaatatatgTTTCGtcgaaattatttacaaaatatgtattttatatgtttagtGGATACTAAacgtataaaatacatattttaaagagGATTCTTTCAAGCTATACCTAGTTTTCCTGCAGATGTTTTTTTCGAAAGTGCCTTAATATTTGCTTATTTAGGGCTTGATTAACGTTAATTTACGTTATTCACGACTCCACTAAGTACTCCAAGTTACTATTCGATAAACAGATTGATGCTAAACCCACAAGGCTTGCGAAGCCTTTAGAGTTATAATTCGGTTATCTTAGTCAATGCGACAAAtaagaacattaaaaattatagtttttttgaTTGTTACGTACAGTAGGTATGCGTAATAACAGTATaggctttaagggtaaatgtatacactgtTATAATAAAGTCCGAACCATTGTTCAGGATTAtctataaatgaatttatatgttttattaaaaaatgtctctgtcgtaaatcctactactccacggctgaatatctatgtgatcggacagcctgggactatattatgattattctatagcaatagcaatgacagtacaatattgtatattttactaaaaatagcGCAATAAATAATGCTGTGAgactttcttgcgccgcttcatcaaaggaatcaattttgagaaaaataaatgccttgccTTTTTATCACTAATGCGCACCACGCAACTTGACCAAAGTTTCCGCGGCtgttgaaaaatacataaatataaatatccttgcctgaaaatatgttttggtttgagctgatgcccccaaaaataaatagaaaataaattaaaacgaaGTGTttagcaataaaatataataaacgatATGAAATTCGATTTAAGCTGATGGTATAAGCATACCTACcataattaagtaaaatgaaaacaaagttaataTAATCATAAACACTGTTAAAATCTTGCATTGTCCATAATAAGAATtggataaaatttattactatacTACCTATAAGGCGTCTAAAATGTGGAAATGGAAGAAAATAGAAATACCTAATTGCAAACCGCGGCGCAGTCATACCTAATGCCTATATCACAGAACACTATTAGTTATTACTTTCAGTTCTCTGTAAGGTACTCTGTGGTTATTACTCTGAATTCTGACGAAGATCATAATATTGTGATGCTaggcttattatattattataatttactctTTGGTCTCTACAGATTTTGAATCCCCTAAAGTTTCAGTGATTATTTTAACATTGCTTTTGTTTCTATGAATTGAGACACATTTtaagataaaactttattacttttactaagCACGGGACTTGTTTCGTGAGACACAATGTAATAGGTATCTCTTTTTATCACATATTTTGGTGATAAGCGCCATCTACTAGTTCTTGAATGTATTAACAACTACTAAGAAGTATGTTAcgatatttaacttttttaccTTGCTTCTAAGCTGTATGTAATTAAAACATCTATAACTAATTAGCGTTcctatttaaaatcaatttaaaatattatggtaaattTGTTGTGATAgttttttgtgaaaacattTCTTGTTATACATAGATCACGTATctatcatattattgtaaattaataagatacTAGCTGGAATGAAAACCGCCATCTATTGGTATTTggtaatataatagtattataattattaaacattcAAATTACCTATATTGACTTCAtcatcatttaataaaataatacatctgtatgttttgtttttgttctgTAACAAAAgatgaaatcaaaatttaatttcacgcaaataaaatgaaataggcCTAACCTTCAATTTCCAATGAGTTGACTCGTATGAGTATTGAGTAACCTAGGTAGGAATAGGTAGTACGTCGCGTGACCTAGCTACAAAAATTCATAGAACTTTCATGTAATACTTATAGCTATCTCTTTCCgacataactttattttattattacttggaTTTTGCTTTATGAGCGAGATagacttttattaaaaaactttcGTAAAGTAAATCCTCGAAATATTACTATCGaaattgaaatttgaatataaattcaTCTAAAAAGCCACCAATTAACCTGATATCATTTATTCTTGCATAGAAAGTAGTACCTATTATCTCTTTCCTTCttatgttgttataatgaagcCACCAAAACTTCAATAGGTACATTAAGTTTAAGCATTTACACATGTACATGTTATGACAGTATCACTGCtgcaaagaaaataaattaataaacattggTCTCATTCTCAAGTACTGTCCGTCcagatataatattactattttcaaatttcaagcATTAAAAAATCTCTAATATGAAAGATGATAAATCACTTATCTCCCTCGCACTCATATGTAAAGCAACGAGAGGTCGGAACTCGGAACGAGAGATATCCCCACTCGTTTTGTAGAAATTCGATTGCCTCATTCTCGTACATACATCTGTGCTCTATGTCtgtctttcttttttacaaATACTAGACAGTCTGTTTCTGAAATTCTTAAATAAGTTGTGAAGTgatgtcaatatttttaataactttaattttgtaGTAAAGATAAATAGGTTGCTTAGTAGTGAACatcgtttttaataattattactgatATGTGAGTGAGCTTTGTATCACGTTTCTCAGTACGTGGTTGTCACAAAATGGCTGCCGTAAAGAAAACGACGTACAACTTTGAGAAAATATGTCGCGTTTGCTTACAAGTAAAAAGGGAAATGAGACCCTTGTTCGAACAGCTGACTGCGACAATGCTGATGGAGATATCAAAAGTGCAGGTGAGAtgatgattttgataattttaggAACATATTGTTATCTCTGTCGCACTTGTACAAATGCGTATAAGGCGCTACTATGCTATCTGTCCACGCATCCAGTCATCTTTGTTTAGAAGTCTGGGATAGCGTCAATGCACGCTACTCTTGTAATATTCTCAGAATTGATTGAGAGATATGCGGCTGTCCTTGTCTTATTTGGGCTATTTGGAATGGGGTTGTACGAGacacaaaaaacaaaacaattacacGAATGGGCGTATGTAAATAGATAGAATTACAAAGTAAATTacgtattataaattaaaaataaatattataatatgaacctTAATAGTTTCTATTAAATAAACACTACATTCATGAAGAATAAATAGAACATAGATAATATGCATTACTATAAAGTTACGCAATGTGTTTTATGTATTGTGAATGGTATTCAATTTGGAAggatttcaattttataatttttttctttcgaGTCCCGATTATGTTAATGTTAAGGTAAAATACTTCTAACAACTTCAAAATCCAcctattaaattattgttttatactaGGTACCTACTGAGGTATTTAGTTAGGTACATACCTTCATTGTTTTACCGATGTTACTAATTTCATTAGGactttttgtttgattaaaattgctttatttaatgaacttaatatcttatgtgcCTTGATAATTTTATACGTCTGCAGCTGTAAAAACGACGAAAATAATTGAGTTTAGGGTAAGCCTCTATTTtaaacaatgcacgcacactaacacaaagtgtcatacatattgtgagtgtaagatgtagctaaACTATTAAACCTGGCCAGTtgttatcggttgtctaacagcaaaagactATCTAGAGTCTACAGGTAGATCTTATAAATTGTCTTATGCGATATCGCCAATCTTGGAGAAGGTAGTAAAGTACCTACTCTTTCATACTAATAAATAtaccgctgcgctccaactagataccgcactacctaagaacaatagctttttatataGGAGATTTCTTGCGGCTTTCAATCGTCGTAGATATTAAAAAAGCTCCTCGCAATATAATGcagtagaagatacacaataaaGAGAAATCTATTCGCTACTCCAAGCGATCGAGCTGTTCACAGACTAATATTCCCGAAAATTAGAATATTCGTCGCGGTTCGGTGATTTACACACCACTTATGACGCGCATATCAAAGACTGTTCGTCTGTGCTAAGAACAACCCTTaaccaatataaaaaaattaggaaaacggttgacaCTAAAGGCCaaccctgcaacttcccgctaattccataccttaaagcttcaaattgtatttatgaCGATTTTAAGCTGACgcagagatcgtgggttcgagtaccgcatcgttcataaaattttgtttttaaaattttatttgtgtattaatcctagaagtgaggtttatcactttaaaaacataactaattgtttagatttacaagaacgacatctctagtcaatttcaaatattggggttgagcagattatcaactgtaaagtagattctgtagatgaagcgacaacctgagagttgaacaaaccctacaagattttatgacgatacgtcactcgaacggttagctcagttggtaagatcACTggcaggtcgtgggttcgagtccggaatcgttcataaaattttatttttcaaatttcatttttgATTTTGAGCTGTTAGAGCTCAATTAGCTGTTCTATGTTTTTAAGCTCTTTATAAAATAACTCATAACATGCATATGATCAGATATTAAATTTAGGAGTAATttgtagtaaaaaatataatatttcggAGTAAAAAATGTTCTGAAAATGATGTctgttaaagtttaataaaacacaattttttaatttttcaaacggcaataacttttgaataatTTAACTGATTTTCACGCGGTTGGCGGCCCTATAAAGAGATATTTGAGTTTCAATTTATCTCACTCGTAATTTTGAAGTAGGTAATTACGAAAAaaaccttttgtcagttttcaaTCGATCAATTCAATTTTggaatcgatcggtaaagccgtttaaaagttattccaaaaaaaccacatatgataaaaaaaattgtagtttttttatattcctTAAAACCAACCGGTCcgaattgtatttaaaataaatctaagttggttcaagccctttcgaatggcttCAACCGCGCTGAAAAGTTACAAGAAGTTTACATATCCatacacacacagacacacacacacgtatacatatatacacactTACGGACACTATCTGGTGAAAACTctattttcgaaaaacggggcaaaaccaaaaacttaatgaatttttgaaaattttcaattttaagttaaatttaaagttcCTAAGTGGTATCTATTCGGGAATATTAGAGCCGGTTGCTTATTAATATAATGGCTTAGCAAGGCATGATTTTTTCCGAATTGCTCGGTTTTGCCTACTAGTTACGAGTGAATCTATTTAATACATTGtatatttaaacacaaatacAGGTCCACAAGGGCTGGTGgtttttaagatttattactaTTCTTAGGTTGCGGTAGGAGATGGATTACCAGCACAGCTGTGTCTGCAGTGCGTGCAGCAGATCTCCAGGAATAACGCCTTCAAGGGTATGGTGGAGAGGAATGACATCGTGCTGCGTGAACAGAAGGCCAGGGATGACGATCTTCTCAAAAGCATACATGTATGTACAACGTTACTACTATGTCCATGACGCCACAGCCCAATAGGCGATGGCCTGGTCAAGGAAGAACCTCCATTCTATCCTTTTCTGTGCTAACCGCATCTATCTAGTGGTTg
Proteins encoded in this region:
- the LOC126967090 gene encoding solute carrier family 35 member G1, which encodes MPEHLELQNLVELSAGSGDETHPNLLENKRPLLKRCPYLGLLLATLSSLFFSLCSVIVKSLVNIDPMQLAMFRFIGVLLPTVPIVIYTEQPLFPEGKRILLILRSIVGTVGLMLSFYAFRNMPLADASVIVFSVPVFVALFARVFLKEPCGIWNTISILLTLLGVILITHPPFLFKNDHVESNNNNTLWGAIAAFISTIFGANAYVLLRVLKGLHFSVIMTNFGAIAIIQTLFYSFVFGVLCMPNCGTERFLVVCLALFSYLGQILLTMSLQMEQAGPVAIARSADIVFAFLWQVMFFEEIPSKYSIGGAVLVLSSLMLVGVRKWALALPVDSQLRKKLGVLAQ